From the genome of Muricauda sp. SCSIO 64092, one region includes:
- a CDS encoding NAD(P)H-dependent flavin oxidoreductase: MENRITKLLGIQYPIVQAGMVWASGWRLASAVSNAGGLGLLGAGSMYPSVLREHIQKCKKATDKPFGVNVPMLYPDLKEIMDIIIEGGVKIVFTSAGNPKTWTPVLKAHGITVVHVVSSVKFALKAQEAGVDAVVAEGFEAGGHNGRDETTSFVLIPAVKEQIHIPMIAAGGIANGKQMLAAMVLGADGVQVGSRFVATLEASSHQAFKEVVVGAKEGDTQLTLKELAPVRLIKNQFYLQVQQAYEEGASIEELKQLLGRGRAKKGMFEGDLENGELEIGQVSALIHDIKPAAAIIKDLVTDFESAKRTISHIGL; this comes from the coding sequence TTGGAGAATAGGATCACAAAGCTTCTTGGAATCCAATATCCCATTGTACAAGCCGGGATGGTTTGGGCAAGTGGCTGGCGTTTGGCTTCGGCAGTTTCCAATGCAGGGGGATTGGGACTGTTAGGTGCAGGCAGTATGTACCCAAGTGTTCTCCGTGAACATATCCAAAAGTGTAAAAAAGCCACTGACAAACCCTTTGGGGTAAATGTCCCCATGTTGTATCCGGATTTGAAGGAAATCATGGATATTATTATCGAGGGTGGAGTAAAAATTGTTTTTACCTCGGCTGGCAATCCAAAGACTTGGACTCCTGTTTTAAAAGCACATGGAATAACGGTTGTGCATGTGGTCAGCAGTGTAAAGTTTGCCCTAAAGGCACAAGAAGCTGGTGTGGATGCCGTTGTGGCAGAAGGTTTTGAGGCCGGAGGACATAATGGACGGGACGAGACAACCTCTTTTGTGTTGATTCCAGCCGTAAAGGAGCAAATCCATATTCCAATGATTGCTGCGGGAGGTATCGCCAATGGAAAACAAATGTTGGCGGCAATGGTCTTGGGCGCTGATGGAGTACAGGTGGGAAGTCGATTTGTCGCCACTTTGGAAGCTTCTTCACATCAGGCATTCAAGGAAGTTGTCGTTGGTGCCAAAGAAGGGGATACCCAACTCACCTTAAAGGAATTGGCTCCCGTACGTCTTATAAAGAACCAATTTTATCTTCAGGTGCAACAGGCATATGAAGAAGGGGCATCAATAGAAGAGCTCAAGCAATTATTGGGGAGGGGGCGCGCCAAAAAGGGTATGTTTGAGGGCGATTTGGAAAATGGAGAACTCGAGATAGGACAAGTTTCCGCCTTAATTCATGATATAAAGCCGGCTGCTGCAATAATTAAGGATTTGGTTACGGACTTTGAATCGGCCAAAAGGACCATAAGCCATATTGGATTGTAA
- the mnmA gene encoding tRNA 2-thiouridine(34) synthase MnmA — protein sequence MKKVVIGLSGGVDSSVAAYLLKEQGYDVIGLFMKNWHDDSVTISDECPWLEDSNDALIVAEKLGIPFQTVDLSEVYKERIVDYMFNEYERGRTPNPDVLCNREIKFDVFLKIALDLGADYVATGHYCRRKSFFQEDGKEIFRLLSGVDQNKDQSYFLCQLSQEQLSKTLFPIGELTKPEVRRIAAEHNLITADKKDSQGLCFIGKVRLPEFLQQKLKPKEGMIIEVPKDSVHFKNGLGHFANKAEELAHFSEKPKYTLEDGEVVGQHPGAHYFTIGQRKGLDVGGTKEPLFVLDTDVETNTIYTGQGKNHPGLYRRTLFVKDAELHWVRQDLTLSLDETMEVNARIRYRQPLQKATLYRVEGGLYVDFMEKQSAITEGQFVAWYQGEELLGSGVIS from the coding sequence ATGAAAAAAGTAGTTATTGGCCTTTCCGGAGGTGTGGATTCCAGTGTTGCCGCTTATTTGTTGAAGGAACAGGGGTATGACGTCATCGGTCTTTTTATGAAAAATTGGCACGACGATTCGGTAACCATATCCGATGAGTGCCCATGGTTGGAGGATAGTAATGATGCCCTTATTGTAGCTGAAAAATTGGGCATTCCATTCCAAACGGTGGATTTAAGCGAGGTGTACAAAGAGCGGATTGTTGATTATATGTTCAACGAGTATGAAAGGGGGAGGACCCCTAATCCAGATGTGCTCTGTAATCGCGAAATCAAGTTTGATGTATTTCTGAAGATTGCCCTGGATCTTGGAGCCGATTATGTGGCAACGGGCCATTATTGCCGTAGGAAATCCTTTTTTCAAGAAGATGGAAAAGAGATATTTCGGCTTTTATCGGGAGTTGACCAAAATAAGGACCAATCCTACTTTTTGTGCCAGCTTTCCCAGGAACAACTGTCCAAAACCTTGTTTCCAATTGGTGAGTTGACCAAACCGGAGGTAAGAAGGATAGCTGCTGAACACAACTTGATAACTGCAGATAAAAAAGATTCTCAAGGTCTCTGTTTTATAGGAAAAGTAAGACTTCCGGAATTTCTTCAACAAAAGCTCAAACCTAAGGAAGGGATGATCATTGAAGTGCCCAAGGATTCCGTTCATTTTAAAAATGGCCTAGGTCACTTTGCCAATAAGGCGGAAGAGTTGGCCCATTTTTCGGAAAAGCCCAAGTACACCCTCGAAGACGGGGAAGTGGTGGGACAACATCCAGGGGCGCATTATTTTACCATAGGCCAACGTAAAGGTTTGGACGTGGGCGGTACCAAGGAACCCCTTTTTGTTTTGGATACGGATGTAGAGACGAATACCATATACACCGGTCAGGGAAAGAACCATCCAGGACTTTATAGAAGGACCCTGTTTGTTAAGGATGCAGAATTACATTGGGTACGGCAAGATTTGACCTTGTCCCTTGATGAAACCATGGAGGTCAATGCCAGAATCAGATATAGACAGCCATTACAAAAAGCCACGTTATACAGGGTGGAAGGTGGTCTTTATGTAGATTTTATGGAAAAGCAATCAGCCATAACCGAAGGACAATTTGTAGCTTGGTACCAAGGTGAGGAATTGTTGGGTTCAGGGGTAATATCATAA
- a CDS encoding DUF4129 domain-containing protein: protein MFKNLLVAILLSVPVISLAQKDTTEVRYDDQNLTIIEISEADLEPFKKDEKYNYEMEKKDNSWWEAIKNWFYNILRRFFEWLFGVESAPNYITAFLKYLPYLLLGFLLFLIIRFFIKANTKNILFSKANENTVILSEEEQIIKTADIQAMIQKALEEHNYRLAIRYYYLSLLKMLTEKELIHWELQKTNNDYIGELSNSKLAPLFKRVTLLYDHIWYGEFQIDAQGYHRAKDRFDQLKQSITANA, encoded by the coding sequence ATGTTTAAAAATCTTCTTGTTGCCATCCTACTTTCAGTTCCGGTTATAAGCCTGGCCCAAAAAGATACCACCGAAGTTAGGTATGATGATCAAAATTTGACAATCATAGAGATTTCGGAAGCAGATTTGGAGCCGTTCAAAAAGGATGAAAAGTACAATTATGAAATGGAAAAAAAGGATAATTCCTGGTGGGAAGCCATTAAAAACTGGTTTTATAACATTTTAAGGCGGTTTTTTGAATGGTTGTTTGGTGTAGAATCCGCCCCAAACTATATTACCGCATTTCTTAAATACCTCCCCTATCTACTTCTTGGATTTTTGTTGTTTCTCATCATCCGATTTTTCATAAAGGCCAATACCAAAAACATCCTGTTTTCCAAAGCCAATGAAAATACGGTTATCCTTTCAGAGGAAGAACAAATCATAAAAACGGCAGATATTCAGGCCATGATACAAAAAGCACTTGAAGAACACAACTATCGTTTGGCCATTAGATACTACTATCTGTCCCTACTAAAAATGTTAACGGAAAAGGAATTGATCCATTGGGAATTGCAAAAGACCAACAATGATTACATTGGGGAGCTTTCCAATTCTAAATTGGCACCGCTTTTCAAAAGGGTAACTTTACTCTACGATCATATTTGGTACGGGGAATTTCAAATAGACGCACAGGGGTATCATAGGGCCAAGGACCGCTTTGACCAACTAAAACAATCCATAACCGCCAATGCTTAA
- a CDS encoding DUF4350 domain-containing protein yields MLKTGRSYIGIGVLALVLLLVFEYNKPKQINWFPSYVSTHTIPYGTKVYNDLLPLVFPQAQQVYRTPFEFLSRGDTLTGTYIFVNERIEFGKTDLSELLSWAREGNHLFMASESFEKELLDTLNLHTSSIYDMNTVTPVFKHLLVNERARANDIPFDRDYYTSIFSELDTINSVVLAEVLVKNDSTKTEKRGISVVQQAFGKGKITLSTFPEAFTNYFMLKDENRSYTAGLMAYIDSSKPVYVDNHHKAGKTFYTSPMYLFLNTKELKWAYYLALIGSLLYIVFEGKRKQRAIKVVEPLKNQTLAFTRTIANMYFENNRQNEIANHKIQYFLDYVRTRFHLVTEKIDSQFHHSLALRSNHSKEEVKALFSKFHDIQKTSKVTNQQLEKLERNIHDFKAKADGKQ; encoded by the coding sequence ATGCTTAAAACGGGAAGGTCATATATTGGTATTGGTGTCCTGGCACTTGTCTTGCTTCTGGTGTTTGAATACAACAAACCCAAACAGATCAATTGGTTTCCTTCTTATGTAAGTACCCATACCATCCCCTATGGGACCAAGGTCTACAATGATCTTTTACCCCTGGTCTTTCCACAGGCGCAACAGGTCTATAGAACACCTTTTGAATTTCTTTCCCGAGGCGATACCTTGACCGGCACTTATATTTTCGTAAATGAGCGTATTGAATTTGGCAAAACGGATTTATCGGAATTATTGTCCTGGGCCAGGGAAGGCAACCATCTCTTTATGGCATCGGAATCCTTTGAAAAGGAATTGCTGGACACCTTGAACCTGCATACTTCCAGTATCTATGATATGAATACGGTTACCCCGGTATTTAAACACCTTCTTGTAAATGAAAGGGCAAGGGCAAATGATATCCCCTTTGATAGGGATTATTACACTTCCATTTTCAGTGAGTTGGATACCATAAATAGTGTGGTACTGGCTGAGGTGCTTGTAAAAAATGACAGTACCAAAACCGAAAAAAGAGGGATAAGCGTGGTACAGCAAGCATTTGGCAAAGGAAAGATAACATTATCCACTTTTCCCGAGGCGTTCACCAATTATTTTATGCTTAAAGATGAAAACCGTAGCTATACTGCCGGTTTGATGGCCTACATAGATTCTTCCAAGCCGGTATATGTGGACAATCACCATAAAGCAGGAAAGACTTTTTATACCTCACCCATGTACCTCTTTTTGAACACTAAAGAGCTAAAGTGGGCCTATTATTTGGCCCTTATTGGTTCGTTGCTGTACATTGTGTTTGAAGGAAAGCGGAAACAAAGGGCCATAAAAGTAGTGGAGCCCCTGAAAAACCAAACCTTGGCCTTTACCAGGACCATTGCGAATATGTATTTTGAAAACAATAGGCAGAATGAAATCGCCAACCACAAAATTCAGTACTTCCTGGATTATGTCCGGACCCGTTTTCACTTGGTCACGGAAAAGATAGATTCCCAATTCCATCATAGCCTGGCCCTGCGAAGCAATCATTCCAAAGAAGAGGTAAAAGCTTTGTTCAGCAAATTCCATGATATCCAAAAGACAAGTAAAGTAACCAATCAACAATTAGAAAAGTTAGAACGTAACATACACGATTTTAAAGCCAAAGCAGATGGAAAACAATGA
- a CDS encoding AAA family ATPase: MENNDLNFDSRIPLAELNESVNLIKGELGKVIIGQQNFMELLIVSLLVDGHVLIEGVPGIAKTITAKLFAKTLKTGFNRIQFTPDLMPSDILGTSVFNVKESDFEFKKGPIFSNIILIDEINRAPAKTQAALFETMEERQATVDGTTYKMANPFMVLATQNPIEQEGTYSLPEAQLDRFLFKIKVDYPSVEEEVEIIQTHHERKSTEPTELVKPILLPKKLEDYKNKVHHVLVEEKIIRYIAEIISRTRNHPHLYLGASPRASIAAMHVAKAFAAINGRDFVIPEDVKKALPPILNHRIILTPEREMEGMTTENVIGMIVESVEIPR; this comes from the coding sequence ATGGAAAACAATGATTTGAATTTTGATAGCCGTATTCCGCTTGCGGAACTCAACGAATCGGTGAATCTAATAAAGGGAGAGTTGGGAAAAGTAATTATTGGGCAACAGAATTTTATGGAATTGCTCATTGTTTCCCTGTTGGTAGACGGCCACGTTTTGATAGAAGGCGTTCCTGGTATCGCCAAGACCATTACTGCAAAGCTTTTTGCCAAAACCCTGAAAACCGGTTTCAATCGTATTCAGTTCACTCCGGACTTAATGCCGAGTGATATTCTGGGCACTTCGGTGTTCAATGTAAAAGAATCGGATTTTGAATTCAAAAAAGGACCTATATTTTCCAATATCATTTTAATTGATGAAATCAACCGAGCTCCCGCCAAAACGCAGGCCGCACTTTTTGAAACGATGGAGGAAAGGCAAGCTACCGTTGATGGCACCACCTATAAAATGGCCAATCCATTCATGGTCCTGGCCACACAAAATCCCATTGAACAGGAAGGCACCTATTCCCTACCTGAAGCACAACTGGACCGTTTTCTTTTTAAGATAAAGGTAGATTATCCTTCTGTGGAGGAAGAAGTGGAAATAATTCAAACCCATCATGAGCGAAAATCGACAGAACCTACTGAATTGGTAAAACCGATACTCCTACCTAAAAAATTAGAGGACTATAAAAACAAGGTACACCATGTCCTGGTGGAGGAAAAAATAATTCGATATATAGCGGAAATCATCTCAAGAACACGCAATCATCCCCATTTGTACTTAGGTGCATCGCCAAGGGCATCCATTGCGGCAATGCATGTTGCCAAAGCGTTTGCGGCCATTAATGGACGGGATTTTGTGATACCCGAAGATGTTAAAAAGGCCTTGCCACCAATTCTAAACCATAGAATTATTCTGACCCCAGAACGAGAAATGGAAGGGATGACCACGGAGAACGTTATTGGAATGATCGTAGAATCGGTAGAAATACCCCGCTAA
- a CDS encoding DUF58 domain-containing protein, producing the protein MQFLRSFYIHNRFFRYIALLVAGFVLSYWFHFLYPICWIGTFVLLALFFVDSYLLYRTKDAVTARREVPKKLSNSDYNTIEIHFSVKYPFTVGVELIDELPEQFQKRDFLHRTFTKKDVKNQYQYTVRPVERGAYVFGHLNVYVSSPLGIAKRRFTFEKDRMAPVYPSIIQMQQYDFLAIGNRLTELGLKKIRRIGHTQEFEQIKEYVVGDDFRTINWKASAKKSQLMVNQYQDERSQPIYSIIDSGRVMKMPFNGLKLLDYAINSTLAFSNVALKRNDKTGMLTFSKKVENFVPAAQKITHLNFILETLYNIGTDFSDSDFGHLYAHVKRKLNHRSLLLLYTNFEHISALKRQLPYLLALAKQHVLVVIFFENTELEKLVTVNAEDIQSIYHKTIAEKFILEKRLMQKELHKYGIQTILTKPGNLTINTINKYLEIKARGLL; encoded by the coding sequence ATGCAATTCCTTAGATCGTTTTATATACACAACCGCTTTTTTAGGTATATCGCTTTACTGGTCGCCGGTTTTGTGCTTTCCTATTGGTTTCATTTTTTATACCCCATTTGTTGGATAGGGACTTTTGTCCTCCTTGCACTTTTTTTTGTGGACAGCTACCTCCTGTATCGTACAAAGGATGCTGTAACGGCCAGGCGTGAAGTTCCCAAAAAGCTTTCCAATAGCGATTACAATACCATAGAAATCCATTTCTCCGTCAAATATCCCTTTACCGTTGGAGTGGAACTCATAGACGAGCTACCCGAACAATTTCAGAAACGTGATTTCCTACATCGAACTTTTACGAAAAAGGATGTTAAAAATCAGTATCAATATACCGTCCGTCCCGTGGAGCGTGGTGCGTATGTCTTTGGCCATCTAAATGTTTATGTCTCTTCCCCACTAGGTATTGCCAAAAGGAGGTTTACTTTTGAAAAGGATAGGATGGCCCCGGTGTATCCCAGTATCATCCAGATGCAACAATATGATTTTTTGGCCATTGGCAACCGTCTTACCGAACTCGGATTAAAAAAAATCCGTAGGATAGGCCATACCCAGGAATTTGAACAGATAAAGGAATACGTTGTGGGCGATGATTTTAGAACCATCAATTGGAAAGCATCCGCCAAAAAGAGCCAGTTGATGGTCAATCAATACCAAGACGAAAGATCGCAGCCCATTTATTCCATTATCGACTCGGGAAGGGTCATGAAAATGCCATTCAACGGACTTAAATTACTGGATTATGCCATTAACTCCACTTTGGCATTTTCCAATGTAGCCCTTAAAAGAAATGACAAAACCGGGATGTTGACCTTCTCCAAAAAGGTAGAAAACTTTGTACCCGCTGCACAGAAGATCACCCATTTAAATTTCATACTGGAAACCTTGTACAATATCGGAACAGACTTTAGCGATTCCGATTTTGGCCATCTATATGCCCATGTCAAAAGAAAACTCAACCATAGGAGCCTATTGTTGCTCTACACCAATTTTGAGCATATTTCTGCCCTAAAAAGACAATTGCCCTATCTCCTGGCATTGGCAAAACAACATGTTTTGGTCGTCATATTTTTTGAGAACACCGAATTGGAAAAACTGGTCACGGTCAATGCAGAGGATATACAAAGCATTTACCATAAGACCATTGCGGAAAAATTTATTTTGGAAAAGCGATTAATGCAAAAAGAACTCCATAAGTATGGTATTCAAACCATATTGACAAAGCCTGGGAATTTGACCATCAATACCATTAACAAGTACTTGGAGATCAAGGCAAGGGGATTACTGTAA